The Conexivisphaera calida genome includes a region encoding these proteins:
- a CDS encoding FecCD family ABC transporter permease: MRSALLHLLLPFFFALSVLLGPYGMVNPLTHGLGSFVIELRVLRALSATLVGVALSASGSGLQVLLKNPLADPYILGVSSGAALGVLAAVATGLIWPLEISLAALAGGLAALIVVMAVSSALGLTSVSMILVGVAASYALSSIDMVLMMDLGPAVQGSLAWLFGTVAYVLWNELAYAAPLMIAGALWIFLRAGHLESLMLGDDVAESMGVRTHRLRAEIAVASALSTSAAVAVAGPVGFVGLVAPWLARLGSGGAFRRTYPLSLSLGASLTVAADLASRFVQPGGMAPLTSITALMGAPVLVYLLARLRRRCTL, translated from the coding sequence ATGAGGAGCGCCCTCCTCCACCTACTGTTACCGTTTTTCTTCGCTCTCTCCGTACTGCTGGGTCCGTACGGCATGGTGAATCCACTCACACATGGCCTTGGATCCTTTGTGATCGAGCTCAGGGTCCTGCGCGCGCTCTCCGCAACGCTGGTCGGGGTAGCGCTCTCCGCCTCAGGCTCCGGACTCCAGGTGCTCCTGAAGAACCCGCTAGCTGATCCATACATACTGGGCGTCTCGTCAGGTGCAGCCCTGGGCGTCCTAGCGGCGGTGGCTACTGGCCTGATCTGGCCGCTGGAGATCTCCCTCGCCGCGCTCGCGGGTGGACTGGCAGCGCTCATCGTAGTTATGGCCGTCTCCTCGGCACTAGGCCTGACAAGCGTCTCCATGATACTCGTTGGCGTCGCAGCATCGTACGCGCTCAGCTCCATCGACATGGTCCTCATGATGGACCTAGGCCCCGCAGTTCAGGGCTCCCTCGCCTGGCTCTTCGGTACGGTCGCCTACGTGCTGTGGAACGAGCTGGCATACGCTGCTCCATTGATGATCGCCGGCGCCCTCTGGATATTCCTCAGGGCTGGCCATCTGGAGTCCCTGATGCTCGGCGACGATGTAGCGGAGTCCATGGGAGTCAGGACCCATCGCCTCAGGGCGGAGATAGCCGTGGCGTCCGCGCTCTCCACGTCCGCCGCGGTCGCGGTGGCAGGTCCGGTGGGATTCGTCGGGCTGGTCGCACCGTGGCTTGCAAGGCTGGGATCCGGCGGCGCCTTCCGCAGGACATATCCGCTCTCGCTTTCGCTCGGCGCATCGCTGACGGTGGCTGCTGACCTTGCATCCAGGTTCGTGCAGCCCGGCGGAATGGCGCCGCTGACCTCCATAACCGCACTGATGGGAGCCCCCGTGCTTGTGTATCTGCTGGCGAGGTTGAGGCGCCGATGCACCCTATAG
- a CDS encoding ABC transporter ATP-binding protein, which produces MHPIVSTRSLTLAYEGNPVLRDLDIDAYPGEVLAVVGPNGTGKTTLLRAISGSLAIAGGELRCCGKVVGARARLDAGDHVSYAPAYPDVDPWLSALDVVVSYRMGPGSPWARPSEGDRRASEESLERLGMHRLAPRRMSEMSSGERKMVMLAAALSRGSDVLLLDEPLASLDLRNQSVAMAAIRAEAARGALVMVTSHELHLLRLYVDRVLVLSGGVLVALGPVEEVLTEDMLERAYGVSLRNERALVPSLDLSAGHFK; this is translated from the coding sequence ATGCACCCTATAGTATCTACCAGATCGTTGACGCTGGCCTACGAGGGTAATCCAGTCCTGAGGGATCTGGACATCGATGCATATCCCGGAGAGGTGCTCGCAGTCGTTGGGCCGAACGGCACCGGGAAGACGACGCTGCTGAGGGCAATCTCCGGGTCGTTGGCAATAGCCGGCGGCGAGCTACGCTGCTGCGGCAAGGTCGTCGGCGCCCGGGCCAGGCTGGACGCCGGGGACCACGTGTCTTATGCGCCCGCCTACCCGGACGTCGATCCATGGCTCTCCGCGCTGGACGTGGTCGTATCGTACAGGATGGGCCCTGGCAGCCCCTGGGCCAGGCCCTCCGAGGGCGACCGGAGGGCATCGGAGGAGTCGCTTGAGCGCCTGGGAATGCACAGACTGGCTCCTAGGAGGATGTCTGAGATGAGCTCGGGCGAGCGCAAGATGGTCATGCTAGCCGCGGCCCTCTCCAGGGGTTCCGACGTGCTGTTGCTGGACGAGCCGCTCGCCAGCCTGGACCTGAGGAATCAGTCAGTGGCCATGGCGGCAATACGCGCGGAGGCCGCGAGGGGGGCGCTGGTGATGGTGACCTCGCATGAGCTGCACCTGCTCAGGCTATACGTCGACCGTGTGCTCGTGCTCTCCGGCGGAGTCCTCGTCGCGCTGGGCCCCGTTGAGGAAGTGCTGACGGAGGACATGCTGGAGCGTGCGTACGGAGTGTCGCTGAGGAACGAACGCGCCCTCGTGCCCTCGCTCGACCTCAGCGCAGGGCATTTTAAATAA